In Lactuca sativa cultivar Salinas chromosome 5, Lsat_Salinas_v11, whole genome shotgun sequence, the DNA window TTTGGTATGGCGGTTGAAAATAATGTGGTAACTTCTACGTGGTTCCTAATGCGGTTAAAAGAATGTCTCAGAGAGGGTAAGGAAGTAGCGTTCATATCCAATATGTACGATGTTGTTGGCTCTTGCGTAGATAATGTTTTTACTGATTGTTATCATGGTTACACTTGTAAGGGCGTCCACAAATATTTATGCACAAGAGTAGGCTCTGGAAGATCAATGAAAACTTTGTTCTGGATAACATTAAAATCCTACACTATGTCGACTTTTGAACAAAAATTTTCTAGGCTACACATTGATGCTCGTGAAGTGCTTACGAATATCGGTCATCCGAAATGGGCAAGAGCCTATTTCCCTAACATCCATTCGAATGTACTCAACATGGAAGTTCCTCGATATTTTTCAATAGTATCGCTCAATCATCGTAATGTACCGATAATAGCGCTTATCGAGGGAATTCGTGGGTACATGCAAAATACATTTGTTGACTGAAGTATAATGGCAGGTATATTTTCGAGTGCAATATAAAAGAATTAAATAGGTTGTACAACAACCTTTTCTAACCATATTTACTTTTCAGGGAGTTTGACTGGTGTACTAACACTGTATGCTCAAATGGTGGTTCAAAGAAGGATGCAAAAGTCTGTTCATTGACAAGCAACACAGATCCCCCAACAGATCTCGTCTCACATGCCGATATATGTGTATGAAGTATTTGATTTTAAAACAACTTGTGTTATAGACCTTAACGGTCGTACTTGTTCATGTGGAAAGTGGAGCAATCTCGGTATAGCATGTGGCCATGCCATCGTAGCAGCACGTGATTCAAACATGCATGAAATAGTTAATTTGGTTCAAGTATATTACCATGTTGATGTGTTTCAGCTCGTCTACCAGACACAAACCGTTCACCCACTTCCCCCACCTTCTGAATGGGAAATACCAGACCCTTTGATGGGTATTTTATTGCCGATGTAAAATTTATTCCCTTTAAATATTGATGCATGTAATATATTTGTCGTTGACTATGTAATATATTTGGTGTGttgtttgtaatatatttttaatatattgtgTTTGTAATATATTTGAcattttgtttgtaatatatttgAAATATATTTGTAATATATTTTACATTTGTTCGTGCTGTTAAAAACGACGTAAAATAACATAAGTTGtcatttttagcttatgataaaattatgttttttagtttgattttaatgttttatatgttGGTTACGTTTTTTTTACATAGTTCTTCGTCGGAAAATATTCGGACTTCAAATCCGATATCGTTACATCATTGGTTTTACCCTGCAAAGTATGTTTCGTGTTGTTAAAAACGacataaaataacataagttGTCATTTTTagattaaaataaaattatgttttttagtttgattttaatgttatatatgttGATTACATTGTTTTTACATAGTTCTTCGATGGAAAATATGCGAAATTTTCAAATCCGATACCCTCCAAAGTATGCTTCGTGCTGTTAAAAACTacataaaataacataagttgccatttttaatgttttatatgttGGTTATGTTGTTTTTACATAGTTCTTCGTCGGACATTATTTGGATTTCAAATTCGATATCGTTACATCATTGGTTTTACCTTCCAAAGTATGTTTGGTGGTGTTAAAAACGacataaaataacataagttGTGATTTTTAGCTTAcaataaaataacataagttgcgaCATAATAAACACAACATAATTAAATTGGTTTCCATAGATTAGGAAACTGTTTGGGATACAAATTTTGTTCACGATCGATAAAATCCCCTCTAATTCTAACAACAATTGTTAGACGGTCCCGTTCAGCTTGAAACATATTAAACTCCCTATTTGCCTCTCGAATCCATTTCTTAGcctctttgattttttttgtagTTTCAGCAAtccatttttctttttcaattacTTGATCTGCTACGTCGTTTGCACATTGGTTGAGTGTGCGACTAATTTGAGAGTCCCTTTTGTTGGCTTCTTCAGCGGCCTTCATAGCTTGGAAAATTTCGTCAGGCATGTTATCTGGGAGTGGGAAATCTGGGCCTTCCAGAATTGCGTTATTATCGGAACAAACATAGCAATCTTATTCTTCACAATGCTAAACACCGAACTCAGATGAATTCATTCTAGATTTTTGAATGTTGTAATGTATCACGTTTAAGATGTATGTTAGTTGCATATTAATAGGGTGAGACCAACATAGAAGTACTGTTTGAAAGGACAATTTTACTGTTCGAAATAACAAAACATTATTCACTCTAGAAACTAGTAGTCAAAATTTTTGAAACCATTGTCCAATAATGTGAAGGAATAGTCAAATTGTAGTGTAACTTACATAAATATATTGTTTTAGTTTTACAATAACCATATATTGTAGATGCTATTAATTGTTAAATAAGAGTAAATGTTGCAATgtaatttctttgaattttacCCTAATGTTTAGTAAATATTATTTGATTTATACCACCAAATGTAATATAAATAGTATGGTTTTGTAAAATGGAAATGTTCATTACCATAATCTCAAGTTACTCCACATTGAATATTATACGCTTGCATCATTTATTAAAACCACAATCTCAGGTTACTCCACATCGATTTAAAAAGAAAACTATTAGCAAATAATAGTAAAATAGGattacatagggattaaaacgaCCATCAACGGCTCTAGTATTTCCCATTCTGATGCAAGAGGAATAACGTTCACATTTCTAGTCTGGTATGTAGTTCGAAACACATCAGCAAGATAATATATTTGAACCATATCAGTTGATTCCGTGTTTTTTGTATAATGTGATGCAGCAATAGCATGACCACATGATATACCTAGACTATGCCATTTCCCACAAGAACATGTGTGTCGATTAAGATCTACAACACACGTtctttgtagataaaatacatgGAAAATATTATAGGGGGACGGAGATGGGATCTTAGGTGGAATTTTAGTTGCTTTCCATCGTAGAGACTTTTGCATCTTCCTGTGAAGGACCATCTCTGTGTAAGGGGTGAAAACGGTGTTCAACATCCCTGAAAAGTAAAAGGATAGTCAATTATGGATATTTTAATGGTTTATAATAACTTTCTAAATTACCTCCCACGACATTGCGTTCTGCAAACGTCTGTTGGATGTACTGAACAATTGCATCAATTAGCGTTATTATTGGTACGTTCCGTTGACTAACTGATAACACCAATAGGAATTCTGGAATATTAATGTTTAGTACATTCCAACGTATATTCGGGAAATAGGCCTGTGCCCATTTTGTTTTTCCGATGTTGGCAAGAACCTCACGTGCAGCATGACTTAACTtagaaaatgatttttcaaaatctTGTGTGGTATATGCTTTGCATGCACGGAAGAACAAGTAGTCTAAATTTGTGATTTGACCAATTCTTAAGCGACAGTAAATCAAAACACTCTTAGACGAATAACCATGATAAGCCTCAGGGAATACCTGACCCACAAAAGAAGAAATGGTATCGTCCATATTGTTTATGAACGCAACTTCCCTACCCTCTCTGATAGCATCCTTCAACCTCATAAGGAAGCAATTGCAGGAGTTAACATTATTTGCCACCCTGATACCAAATGCTATTGGCGTAGTGTTGTTGTTTCCATCCATAGCAACTGCTACGAACATTGAATTAAGATACTCTCCTCGAATACGAACACTACCTATGAAGATGACCGGAAGCATGCATCCTAAGAATGCGTTGATCTATTTCATAGTTAGTACAACACACttattagttttcaaactaaATTAAATCTTTTTAGcacaaaaaataaacaaatcgAAAGTACATTACCACACATCGAATAGCGACAAAACATAGTTCAAACCGATCCAAAACATCATTTTGATGAAAGTGTAACTATGGGGATTTGTACGCTGAATGTTGAGGAGGTAAACAGGCAAGTTGGTAAAGCTTTCTTCATGGTCATTGTATGAGAAACTCATCTTCAATGTTGACGAGTTAAACACTAATTTAGTGATAATTCTTTCCATAAATCACTTCAAAAGCTATTAAAAGGAATAAAGTAGTAGTCAAATGCTAGTAAACAGTAGTCAATGGCTATAACACAGTAGTCAATATCTGTCGCACAGTAGTCAAATTACAATGATGTGTCTGAAATTCACTGTATCATAAGACAAGACGTAAACTAGTAGTCAAATGCTAGTAGACAGTAGTCAATGCCTGTAACACATTAGTCAAATTATAATCATGTGGTAAGCCCCTTACCATAAAAGTATGTTGTTAAGTCtgattttcatgttttatatgtTGGTTACGTTCTGTGTACATAGTTGTTCGTCTGAAAATATCCGGACTTGAAATGAAATTACAattacaaataaatataacataaAATTGAAATGAAATTAGAATTACAAGTAAACATAACATTaataataaacataacataaaactGAATGGAAATTTGAATTACAAATAAAcataacaacaataataataataaagataaCATAAAAACTGGAAGGAAATTTGAATTACAAATAAACATAACATTAATATTAAAGATAACTTAACATATTACTAACATGCAAATGGTGGTAAGACGACCATATTTTCAACTGGCATTTCCCATTGCAAAAGGATTGGAATAGGATTAACCGCCTCAGTTTGGAATGCATTTCGATACACCGCATAAGTCAACTTATAATTTACCAATTGTTGTATTTCTTCAACTATAAGCCTTCTTAGTGATTCTATAACATGTTCACAGGGTATGCCGCATTTTTTCCATTTGCCGCAAGTACAAATACCACGTTCAACTTGTATCGTTTGTATGGTTAAATTTAAACGCACTTCAAATTTGTCACTACCAATATGTGTAACCTCATAACCATTAAACTGGTTCATTCTTCTTTCAAGCACGCATTGTGCATAAGGGGTAAGATGACCATGCATTCCCTCTGTGAAATTATTTGAGTTACAATCAAATAGGGGTATATTAAGGTAAAAGTTAAATAACAAATATTTATTACCTCCGAATGCAGCTCGATAGCCATACACTGTTTGTATCGACTGGTGGACCACTTCAATGATTGACGTTATTGGTAACTCGTACGTGTTTGTTGTTAGACAACTCAATCCAATCGGAATGCTGATATATTTCACATTGTAACGGACTTTAGGAAAAAAAAAGCTCAAGCCCATTTTGCAATTGTAATATTTTCAAGCCAGCGAAGATCATTCTCATTAACCTCATTTGTTAATTTGTTCAAACAAACATAAAATTCAGACAAACTATAAGTTTTGCATGTCTTCTAGAACAAGTGTTCCACAACGGTACTTCATGTGGAAGTCCTAACTTTATCGGCTATATTTTTACAACAGTACTCATGATATGAATATGGGTATACCCGCTGAATGGCGTAGTCTATGGAATTAGACATATGGCTTATGAAACCAACTTCAATAGTGTCACCTAAGCATTCTTTTAACCTTGTCATGAACCAAATCCAAGCCTCATCACAGTCTATGCCTCCCAAAGCGAATGCTATGATCAGGGGTTCATGATTCCCATCCAAAGCAAGAGCAACATACATTGTTGTTATGTTGGCCCCAATAAGGGGTACATGACCAACAAATATTGTTAGTATCATGGATGTGAGAAAGGTAGTAATTTGTAAGAAATGATACCAACATTAGGCAAATATGAACTTGAAATAAATAATAACTTAGTATAGAGAAGGTCATACCACGCATCCCAACACGAAAAAACAAAATTGAAACCGATCTCTCATATCTTTCTTAATGATTGTGAAAGAGTTACGATTTGTTCTTTCAAGTTTATGAAAGAATATTGGTAGGTTCGAAAAACTTTTTTTGTATACCTCATTGAATCCACTCATTTTGCCAATTGGTATGTTCAATGAATAAGGTGTCCACTAAAAATGGATTTAATTTCAAATTGAATGCAGGGGTAATTACAATCATATGTCCAAAACTCACTGTACGATAAGACAACACATAAATTAGTAGTCAAATGCTAGTAGACAGTATTCAATACTTATAAAATAGTAATCAAATTACAATCATATGTCTGGAATTCACTGTACGATAAGACAACACATAAACTAGTAGTCAAATGCTAGTAGACAGTAGTCAATACCTATAACACAGTACTCAAATTACAATCATATGTCTGAAATTCACTGTACGATAAGACAAAACATAAACTAGTAGTCAAATGTTAGTAGACAGTAGTCACTACCTATAACACAGTACTCAATTTACAATCATATGTCTGAAATTCACTGTATAATAAGACAAGACATAAACTAGTAGTCAAATGCTAGTAGACAGTAGTCAATACCAATAAAATAGTATACTAATGGCAGTATATAATTGAAGACATATTTACTTGTCAACACTAACAAACATTTACTTCTCATAAACCAAAGAAATGACAATATGCAATTGTGGGGCTGAAGGTATTATAAGGACCTCAAGAACAACCAACAACCCTGGACGTTTATTTTATGCTTATCCTAAAGATGTATTTTTTTTGTccaataattatttatattataatttttttagtgAATATTTACAcaatatacatatttttttttatattcattTATCAACCACCGCAGTCTGGGTTTATTTGTTGGGTGGATGATGCAAAAGACAATAATTCGTTGATAATTTCTAACTTAGCTCGATCGAAGAAGAAGCTACAAAGTAAAATACTGCACTTGAAGATAGCATTACTTTGTAGTTGGATTTTCTTTTTTTgtgttgttgtttacaagttgtaaaaTGTAAAATGTAAGGTATGTTATTGTTTgtaatggtttatgtttccatctATGGTAACTTGTTGTGCTATCCTTTTCATATTGTTTTGTACAAgttgtaatatttttttttatttcgctTAACTGTAGAACACATATTGTTTACAAATTAAATTGTTAAAATTAGCAGACATGTCGTTTGACTTGTAACATTTTTAGTTTTACATCCTTTTTTTCGGTAATAACCTCGACCCATTTCATAATGTAATGTATGTTATTATTTGTAATGGTTTGTGTTTCCATCTATGGTAACTTGTTGTGCTATCTTTTAATATTATGGTGTACAACTTGTAATCTGTTCTTTTTTCTGATTTCGTTTAGCAGACATAAACAGTGCGTTGAGTAATAGATAAAACAAACATGATTTCTAGAATATCAAATACTTATTTCTTTAGATAGAAATTAGGCTTCAGAAAGGGAAGTTCTAACATATATAAGCTCCCTACCATAGAAATTAATCTACAAAACAAATTTCATTCATGATTGGAATATACTTAAAAATACGGTAGATTCTTCATAACATTCCAAGAATCAACATGGACAAACTCTCTACCGTTAGATTCCAAACGAAATAGCTCCATAGCCGCCAGTAAAATTGTTTGTTCTTCCTCATCCGGACGTGCATTTTTGATCTTGCTATGAATTCTATGAAAGTGCTTCACATGTCGTTTCACTTGTAACATTtttaattttacattttttttggtCCGGTAATAACGTCGACCCATTTCATAATGAAACAAGTGAAAGATGCGACTCTAAAAAGAACCAATACGACATTGTGGGGGTCCTTGCGGATAAGCTTCTTCTATGATGGTAATCCAAGCAGGTATCAGAATGCCTTCTTGTTGGGTGTTGCATGTTAGTGGTAAAATAGGATCTATGTTTTATGATACAAACTAATGTGATATGGCAGAATTGTTATATAAACAATTAAAGAATCTTAAAGGGTGCATATAGACAGACTATTCTGTGAAATAAATTATTTGACATTAAAACACATCATAGGTATCTAGTTTACTGTTGGAAATAAATTACTCATTAAAATACAATTACTTGACATTAAACACATCATACATATCTAGTTTGACATTAACATAATTAGATAACTAAACATAGGTAAACCAAATACTCTTACAGATTTTTTTCCCTAACCAACCACTAATAAAAAGCAAagatacatatatattacctaaaaattacaaataaaagacATACATAGACATATATTTTACCTTAAGATTACTTCAACAAACAAGCAAATTATTAAAATACTACTCATCTTCTTCCCACATCGGAAACTCATAAGGATACTCTTTTTTCATAGCAAGGACTTCCTTTTTTCTCCAAATAGTACTCATGAagttgtaatttactctttagctTTCGAAAAATTTCTTCACTAGAGCGGATCGAACTCTCGGAAGATTGGATTTCTTGCCTAGTACTTATAATCCAATTCCTTCTACGGAAACGTCATCacgatgtccatggatgattctcaaaccaatccaatcaacatctccaacaacattggttcaacgacaaggattccaatcttatatACACAGGATTATGAAGTtcggacgcatcactttgaagattatgtaatcggctcagaagataatgggtacttgatctgggaagctatcactattggcccattcgctcactcaagcacctcaaagattgtcaaaactcaaaaggagtacaattagcttgtgaatgatgtgaaagatattcctcatgacgagaaggagaagtttcaatgcaacatcaaggccttaagaatgattaggtttgctcTGCAGTCAGATACATTTCGTTTGGTGAGCTCTTGCGCTACaactaaagagatatgggacaggctgaaagaattgtattccactgaggaagatctggaacattcgatACAAACTCTGTTGCTTTCTGAATTTGGGGACTTCaaacagaagcccgaagagaaacttaTTCACActtttgatcgctttaatcatcttttaagtaagatgataaagcatgggatcgaaaggaaggttattgaacaaaaggttacattcATGAATGATCTAAGACCTGAATGAATGGCTGTAGTTtccactgttaaagcacatgaatAGTTTAAATCGTATTCTctagcgaaactggtgggaattttgaaatcccatgaaagtGCACTGTCTAAGGAAACGAACGTGGTTTCTAGTTTGGGTTCATTAGCCCTAGTTTCTAAAGGAAAAAGttatgttgaagaagaagaagaattggatcttgctgactatgatctaacCGGTAAAGAGTATGCCCTGATCGTATCCAATCCTAGGAAATTCATCAAAAGAAAGTTCAcaaccaataagaaccgaaactggcagggaagttacagttctaaaaaggtgaaggaggaaccgaagataggTTCGAAGTCAGAAGAATCCAAGAAAGAGGCGAAGTCCAGTGGTGACTCAGGATTTGATTGTCACTATTGTGGAGGGAAAAACCATTTCGCTAAGGATTATATGTTGAAGAAACAGTCAGAAAAGATAGACGAggaagatgaggaagcgagcctcctgagatggttggaggaaatcaagaaaagaaaatcagctgctaataataaaaccatgaatgctttgattgtataGGATACAAGTATCAGTGACGAATTTGGTGGAGTAGAAGTGTGGTCCACGGATTCAAAGGACGAAGAAGTAAGAAAACCCACTCATTGCAAGGTGATGCTTGTGAAAAAAGAACCTGCAGCAGgaaggtgtttgatggtgaccAAAGGAGTatctcaaatgagaggatatacTACTGACGGTGGGCTAAAAgatgagaaggagcgagaggatagGTGTTATGCTGCAAAACATGTCAGTGCGCAGATCAacaaatgtgatgagttgatcaagaaggtacaaaatattctcacTTCTCTGAAAATAcctgttactaactatgaaaacgAACTGAATaggttaaaatctaaattttctagtataagtagCAGTCTTACCCAAAaccgtgtcacaaactctaacctgactgatcaaattagcaggatatcatcaaagagtgaggaaaggaggatgtggattgagcagaaggagaaggAGTTGATTAGATCTAAGGATGAATCTatttatttgcaacgagacaatcttaaacttttaaaacagcgaaatgttttttgtttgattgctaaaagaatttattttaatatcactcagttgcatctcgactgtgaaataggaaagaagatacatcgcatgatttcacccttccttgagttaaaggaggatgaagtcgatgtcgaagcttacaactgtgaaaacgttgtatcttctgatgaggtCTCACCTACATACAAAATTCGTcttgacaaaattgagtcctatataaagtccaaagaccataaggacatgctcaaaaatatgTTAGATGAGAATGAAAAATTGaaattaagaaccgaaactgtatagaaatttgactcattgaatgccaaattaagttcagaaaataaaattgatgttgaaaatgcatctgaattTAATGAGGACGATGGTCttagtgaaatctctgtagatgATGTGGtggactgctcagaatttgtcaaaagcgaacctgaaacttGCAAAAATCTCATTTCTGAAAATTCCGTTGAGTTCGCTCGGTCGTCAACAGACAAGACCAAAATTCTCAAGGCAAAGGTCGTAGTGTATCAAAAGTTTCAGACTACTCCCAATCAGGTCTACACAGTTCAAGGAGTCACTCCTCAACAAACAGCAGAACTAACTGCTATGGTGTAAGAAGACAATGTTGTTGGATGTAATGaattcttctggtcagcaccaatagacaatGTTGATGAGACAAAAGGCctatctcagaaaacctcatggagagtgaagggaAGGTATGTGcccgaaccactaaatgagcctacaaaaTATGATGTACCAAGTACTCGTGGCACCAAAACGTATTTGGGCGAACCAGCACTCACTATTAGTGAAACCACTTCGTCCAAGAGCAAAAGCAATGCTCGTGTTCTGaagaaaaaggctaacatccacaacaatccaaaacaggtggcagatcgaaaacaccaacgaaatctgagatacaagaagaatctctcagaaagaaaacagttttggagatcTCAAACCCCTCATTATGTCAGGTACGAAAGGACGCATAAGTCTCGAGAGGAATCAAGAAGTGACCGAAAGGATAGTTTCAGTCCACAGCAGATAAggaaccgaaaggaaggttttaGTCCGACGCAAACTAAAAACCGAAAGGATAGCTTCGGTCCTCACAGAGTCAGCAACCGAAAGAAAGATTTTGGTCCTCAACCCAACAGTAACCGAAAGAACGATTTCGGTCCTCAACCcaatatcaaccgaaagagcAGTTTCGGTCCTCAACCCTACAAGTTCAATCAGACGAACAGAAGATCCAATGTCACTTCTAAACCCAACtcttctcattctaattcttatcCTTAAAAAGATTTAAAGgggaaaggaaagctctttccagaagatGACAGACGTCCAAAAGAGATCCAAAAGAATGCAGACGTCAACACCTCAAATCCTACGCCTACTGAatctaagtcaaacaaaattaaagttttcacaataaaaagaaaagatgaaaatactttaattaaaagaacttatttggttgatatttctcttaccaTTCCCTGtcttgtaaaaggctcacaaggacgcaagaaactttgggttcctaaatctgtttaatattttgcaggttattcgtgacgagcagtttgttgaagaatggtatattgatagtggctgctcgcgtcacatgacaggacgaAAGGAAGAGCTGAgagagtttcggtctctcaaggatggtggaatcGTGAAATATGGCCAAAACTCGTTTGGGACTATCAAAGGCTACGACATGATTATGAATGGTGATTTCTCTATAAGAAAggtcgcatacgttgaaggattgcagcacaaccttatcagtgtatcacagctggtggttgCGACCGGATTGAAGGTATCGTTTgacgatgaaggctcagagatAGTCGAGAAGAAGTCCAATAACATTCTATTGAAATCGAAGCAAAAGGGGGAAATGTACCCATTAAACCTCAATCCAATTCGGGGGAAACCGGCAATTTGCTTACTAACGAAGGCTCACTCagacgaaagctggttatggcatcgaagactgtCTCATcttaacttcaaggatatcaacaagcttgttttgggagatcatgttcgaggtcttccagttcttaAATTTGAAAAAGAACATTTATGCGTAGCCTGTGAAATAGGAAAGTAGAGTAGACAAGGCCACCCTTCTATTATCAATAATAAGGCGATTGAACCACTGGAGCTATtgcacattgatctatgtggccCTTCTTCCACTGAAAGTATTGGTGGGAACAAGTATATTTTGGTTATAGTGGACGACTTCTCTCGGTTCACATGGGTGtttttcttgaagcaaaaatTAGAAGCTACTcctaagctcaagctcttcataaagCAAGTTGAGGTCCAACTGAGGAAATTCGTTCGCAATGTAAGAagtgacaatggcttggaattcaaaaacaaggattttgaaaattttcttgcTGAGAAGGCAACGACTCATAATTTCTCGGCTCCATATACTCCATAGCAGAATGGaatcgttgaaaggcgaaaccgatctctgtgtgaagcagctCGAACGATGTTATGCTTCGCTTCCCTGTCTTTATATTTCTGGGTTGATGTAattgctgctgcttgttataATCAGAACATATCATATCTAAACTAGCAATTCTCTATCACTCCCTACGAGATCTTAAACAATCGCAAACCGAATGTGAAATTTTTtttgtgttcggttcaagatgcttcatcttcaactctaaagaaaatcgaaacaagtttgatgctaaggatgatgaaggcatattcttaggttACTCTCTACActctaaggcatatagagttctaaacaagcgctctaagaagattgaagaaacatactatgtcacttttgacgatagctatgttaagaagatgaagaCAACCGAAGGTGCAATAcaagaaatctttccaaagaccaGTCAAGTTACAACTTCTATTTCAAATCTTTTTGAGCAATATATGCTTCTCTTTGATGAGCCTCAAACGGCAATCAATTCTGAATCAAAGGAGAAAGACAACAAATTTGACAGTCTCAAGCAAGTCATTGATGATGCTGCACAAAAGATGGCTGCTGATCAACCTAAAGCAACCGAGAGGTCAGTCTTAAGCGAACCTTCCAATAACCGTCCTTCTATCCAGGGGGAGGGCCCGTC includes these proteins:
- the LOC111892589 gene encoding uncharacterized protein LOC111892589, producing the protein MFVAVAMDGNNNTTPIAFGIRVANNVNSCNCFLMRLKDAIREGREVAFINNMDDTISSFVGQVFPEAYHGYSSKSVLIYCRLRIGQITNLDYLFFRACKAYTTQDFEKSFSKLSHAAREVLANIGKTKWAQAYFPNIRWNVLNINIPEFLLVLSVSQRNVPIITLIDAIVQYIQQTFAERNVVGGMLNTVFTPYTEMVLHRKMQKSLRWKATKIPPKIPSPSPYNIFHVFYLQRTCVVDLNRHTCSCGKWHSLGISCGHAIAASHYTKNTESTDMVQIYYLADVFRTTYQTRNVNVIPLASEWEILEPLMVVLIPM